A DNA window from Leptolyngbya sp. KIOST-1 contains the following coding sequences:
- the prfC gene encoding peptide chain release factor 3: MTDAAISTATTSASISDAVEQRRNFAIISHPDAGKTTLTEKLLLYGGAIQEAGAVKAKRAQRSATSDWMELEQQRGISITSTVLQFAYGGYTINLLDTPGHQDFSEDTYRTLAAADNAVMLEDAAKGLEPQTLKLFEVCRLRALPIFTFFNKMDRPAREPLELLDEIEQRLGLQTYAVNWPIGMGDRFKGVFDRRHRQIHLFERSIHGKRAAKKTVIDLGDPAIEDLLDQDLYYQFKEELEVIEELGPELDLDAVHAGQQTPVFFGSAMTNFGVQLFLDAFLDYALKPSPRSSTLGEIPPTNEDFSGFVFKLQANMDPKHRDRIAFVRVCSGKFEKDMVVSHARSGKSVRLSHPQKLFGQGRESLEEAYPGDVIGLNNPGVFAIGDTIYQGKRLEYDGIPCFSPEIFAYLKNPNPSKYKQFQKGVSELREEGAVQIMFSADESKRDPILAAVGQLQLEVVQYRLQNEYNVETRIEPLPYSVARWVEGGWEALEAAGRLFNTVTVKDSWDRPVLLFKNEWNCQQVMTDHPKLKLSAIAPVVSGKEPESL; the protein is encoded by the coding sequence ATGACTGACGCCGCCATTTCTACCGCCACCACCTCCGCCTCGATCTCCGATGCGGTAGAGCAACGGCGCAATTTTGCCATCATCTCCCACCCCGACGCCGGTAAAACGACGCTGACCGAAAAGCTGCTGCTCTACGGGGGTGCCATTCAGGAGGCGGGGGCGGTGAAGGCGAAGCGGGCCCAGCGCAGTGCGACGTCGGATTGGATGGAGCTGGAGCAGCAGCGGGGAATTTCGATCACCTCCACGGTGCTCCAGTTTGCCTACGGCGGCTACACCATCAACCTGCTGGACACCCCCGGCCACCAGGACTTTAGCGAAGACACCTACCGGACTTTGGCCGCCGCCGACAACGCGGTGATGCTGGAGGACGCCGCCAAAGGTCTGGAACCCCAGACCCTGAAACTGTTTGAGGTGTGCCGCCTGCGGGCTCTGCCCATCTTCACTTTTTTCAACAAGATGGACCGCCCCGCCCGCGAACCCCTGGAACTGCTCGATGAGATCGAGCAGCGGCTGGGGCTGCAAACCTACGCGGTCAACTGGCCCATCGGCATGGGCGATCGCTTCAAGGGCGTATTTGACCGTCGCCACCGCCAGATCCATCTGTTCGAGCGCAGCATCCACGGCAAGCGCGCCGCCAAAAAGACGGTAATTGACCTGGGCGACCCGGCGATCGAAGACCTGCTGGATCAGGATCTCTACTACCAGTTCAAAGAGGAGCTGGAGGTGATCGAAGAACTCGGCCCCGAGCTGGATCTCGACGCGGTTCACGCCGGGCAGCAGACCCCGGTGTTCTTCGGCAGCGCCATGACCAACTTCGGCGTGCAGCTCTTCCTCGACGCCTTTTTGGACTACGCCCTCAAACCTTCCCCCCGCAGCAGCACCCTGGGGGAGATTCCCCCCACCAACGAAGACTTTTCCGGGTTTGTGTTCAAGCTGCAGGCGAATATGGACCCCAAACACCGCGATCGCATCGCCTTTGTGCGGGTGTGCTCGGGCAAGTTTGAAAAAGACATGGTGGTCAGCCACGCCCGCAGCGGCAAGTCGGTGCGGCTGTCGCACCCCCAAAAGCTGTTTGGCCAGGGCCGCGAATCGCTGGAGGAGGCCTACCCCGGCGACGTGATTGGCCTCAACAACCCCGGCGTATTTGCCATCGGCGACACCATCTACCAGGGCAAGCGCCTGGAGTACGACGGCATCCCCTGCTTTTCGCCGGAGATCTTCGCCTACCTGAAGAACCCCAACCCCTCTAAGTACAAGCAATTCCAGAAGGGGGTTTCCGAACTGCGAGAAGAGGGGGCGGTGCAGATCATGTTCTCCGCCGACGAGTCGAAGCGCGACCCGATTTTGGCGGCGGTGGGTCAGCTCCAGCTGGAGGTGGTGCAGTACCGGCTGCAAAACGAGTACAACGTGGAGACTCGCATTGAGCCCCTGCCCTACTCCGTGGCCCGCTGGGTAGAGGGCGGCTGGGAAGCCCTGGAGGCGGCGGGGCGGCTGTTCAACACCGTCACCGTCAAGGACAGTTGGGATCGTCCGGTGCTCTTGTTTAAAAACGAGTGGAACTGCCAGCAGGTGATGACCGACCACCCGAAGCTGAAACTGAGCGCGATCGCCCCCGTGGTCTCCGGCAAAGAACCTGAATCGCTTTAG
- a CDS encoding Mo-dependent nitrogenase C-terminal domain-containing protein: MPAVTESPYTQEQIKVWLRGLLTLAWADGNFDEDEKALIAAITEEELAPELDFEHFEPVTPAEVAQVLGDDPQTAENFLRMAVMVALADGVYSVEEDAQLQALCEALNLQEMVLTSVRSTLHSLKPENAEVAAGLRPPAGGKLDPLKPARLWLDQLEVHDPRLARFVCKLIPSQCPFERDVVLFKKKLMHIPPMCKINPLYDQLVGLRFRALSYLADDCGEDVTALL, translated from the coding sequence ATGCCCGCAGTCACCGAGTCTCCCTACACCCAGGAGCAGATTAAGGTCTGGCTCCGGGGGCTGCTCACCCTGGCCTGGGCAGATGGCAACTTTGATGAGGACGAGAAGGCGCTAATTGCCGCCATTACCGAAGAAGAACTGGCTCCAGAACTGGACTTTGAGCATTTTGAACCCGTTACCCCCGCCGAGGTGGCCCAGGTGCTGGGGGATGACCCCCAGACGGCGGAAAACTTTTTACGGATGGCGGTTATGGTAGCCCTGGCCGACGGGGTCTACTCTGTGGAAGAAGATGCCCAGCTCCAGGCGCTGTGTGAGGCCCTAAACCTTCAGGAAATGGTTTTGACCTCGGTGCGATCGACCCTCCACAGCCTCAAGCCTGAAAATGCCGAGGTTGCCGCTGGGCTGCGTCCGCCGGCGGGGGGTAAGCTGGACCCACTCAAGCCTGCCCGCCTGTGGCTCGACCAGCTGGAGGTGCACGATCCTCGCCTGGCCAGGTTTGTGTGCAAACTGATTCCGTCCCAGTGCCCCTTCGAGCGCGACGTGGTGCTGTTTAAGAAAAAGCTGATGCACATTCCGCCCATGTGCAAAATCAACCCGCTCTATGATCAGCTGGTGGGGCTGCGGTTTCGCGCCCTCTCGTACTTGGCCGATGACTGCGGCGAGGATGTGACGGCGCTACTGTGA
- the lgt gene encoding prolipoprotein diacylglyceryl transferase, whose protein sequence is MASPGPIAFELGPITFRWYGLLITTALLLGIGLAQRLGQRRGLDPERIGDLAIWLVLGALPGARLYYVLFEWDRYANRPLDALAIWQGGIAIHGAILGGAIATLLFARRYKLSFWQLADVVAPSLVLGQAIGRWGNFFNSEAFGSPTSLPWRVYIPPAQRPPGLGDVAYYHPTFLYESLWNLGVLALVLGLFVWGLRHPGRLRVGTIFLVYFATYSLGRFWIEGLRLDSLMLGPLRIAQVVSLVGIACGVVGLLWLYRLRRPLPDVVRPE, encoded by the coding sequence TTGGCGTCTCCGGGCCCCATTGCCTTTGAACTTGGCCCCATCACTTTTCGGTGGTACGGGCTGCTGATTACGACCGCCCTGCTGCTGGGGATTGGGCTGGCCCAGCGCCTGGGTCAACGGCGCGGCCTCGACCCCGAGCGCATCGGCGACCTGGCGATCTGGCTGGTGCTGGGGGCGCTGCCGGGGGCCAGGCTCTACTACGTGCTGTTTGAGTGGGACCGCTACGCCAACCGCCCCCTCGATGCCCTGGCGATCTGGCAGGGGGGAATCGCTATCCACGGGGCCATTCTGGGAGGGGCGATCGCCACCCTGCTGTTTGCCCGTCGCTACAAGCTTTCGTTCTGGCAGCTGGCCGATGTGGTGGCCCCTTCACTGGTGCTGGGCCAGGCGATCGGGCGCTGGGGCAACTTCTTCAATTCCGAGGCCTTTGGCAGCCCCACGTCGCTGCCCTGGCGGGTTTACATTCCCCCTGCCCAGCGTCCGCCGGGGCTAGGCGATGTCGCCTACTACCACCCCACCTTTCTCTACGAGTCGCTGTGGAACCTGGGCGTACTGGCCCTGGTGCTGGGGCTGTTTGTTTGGGGGCTGAGGCACCCCGGTCGGCTCAGGGTCGGCACTATCTTCCTGGTCTACTTTGCCACCTATAGCCTCGGGCGCTTCTGGATTGAGGGCCTGCGGCTAGATAGCCTGATGCTGGGGCCGCTGAGAATAGCCCAGGTGGTCAGTCTGGTGGGCATTGCCTGTGGGGTGGTGGGGCTGCTGTGGCTGTACCGGCTCCGGCGTCCCCTGCCCGATGTGGTCAGACCTGAGTAG
- a CDS encoding tetratricopeptide repeat protein, producing METCVRDRLVERSAAPRPAWLDGDFECLRLNEMGQADLEKGRYQEALTHFEQALRLDPHRADSWCHRAEALSCLSRYAEALQSVEQAQALAGLGNPRLWVQKAVLLILLNHPKQALTCCNQALWRSPGHAQAWLFRGVALHRLGLCKAAYRSYQRVLKPEPGATQSLRKLCRDLALDPQA from the coding sequence ATGGAAACCTGTGTACGCGATCGCCTTGTCGAACGGTCCGCAGCCCCTCGTCCGGCTTGGTTGGACGGCGACTTTGAATGCCTGCGCCTGAACGAAATGGGCCAGGCTGACCTGGAAAAGGGCCGCTACCAGGAGGCGCTGACCCATTTTGAACAGGCCCTGCGCCTCGACCCCCACCGGGCCGACAGCTGGTGCCACCGGGCCGAGGCCCTGAGCTGTCTGAGCCGCTACGCTGAGGCTCTACAGAGCGTCGAGCAGGCCCAGGCGCTGGCCGGCCTGGGCAACCCTCGCCTATGGGTGCAAAAAGCGGTGCTGCTGATCCTGCTCAACCACCCCAAGCAGGCTCTGACCTGCTGCAACCAGGCGCTGTGGCGATCGCCCGGCCACGCCCAGGCCTGGCTGTTTCGCGGCGTTGCCCTACACCGACTGGGGCTGTGTAAGGCGGCCTACCGCAGCTACCAGCGGGTGCTCAAGCCTGAGCCTGGGGCGACCCAGTCCCTGCGCAAGCTGTGCCGCGACCTGGCGCTGGATCCCCAGGCTTAG